A stretch of the Sulfolobus acidocaldarius SUSAZ genome encodes the following:
- a CDS encoding 30S ribosomal protein S4 (the function of this ribosomal subunit is unknown): protein MVHITRFEAPWFLKVGKKEYKWIIRSRAGPHKIQESVPLAILLKYYLKAVDTTKEAKRIIFDGKVLVDGKVRRDYKYPVGLMDVVEIPSADLRVRIIPDNVRYLTTINISREDAKYKFARIINKTTLKSGVLQLNLEDGRNILLKEEELSQYNLPTLTTLKIELPEQKITTTYTIKEGVYAMIIGGRNAGLHGKISKIQLAKYKRIKYTLVTLEGKDGSTFQTNLINVMAIGENEADPNLGVKL from the coding sequence TTGGTTCACATAACGAGATTTGAAGCCCCTTGGTTCCTGAAGGTTGGAAAGAAAGAATATAAATGGATAATTAGGTCTAGGGCTGGTCCGCATAAAATACAGGAAAGTGTACCATTGGCTATATTATTAAAATATTATTTGAAAGCAGTAGATACTACCAAAGAGGCAAAAAGAATAATATTTGACGGAAAGGTTTTAGTTGATGGAAAAGTAAGAAGGGACTACAAGTACCCTGTTGGTCTTATGGATGTTGTAGAGATTCCCAGTGCAGATTTGAGAGTGAGGATTATACCAGATAACGTCAGATATTTAACTACTATAAATATATCAAGAGAAGATGCGAAGTATAAGTTTGCACGAATAATCAACAAGACTACCTTGAAATCTGGAGTTTTACAATTAAATCTAGAAGATGGGAGAAATATTCTTTTGAAAGAAGAGGAGTTGTCTCAATATAACTTACCTACATTAACAACGCTAAAGATAGAATTACCGGAACAAAAGATCACTACGACATATACAATCAAGGAAGGAGTATACGCAATGATTATTGGAGGAAGAAACGCAGGTTTACATGGTAAAATTTCGAAGATTCAGCTGGCCAAGTATAAAAGAATAAAGTATACATTAGTGACTTTAGAGGGTAAAGATGGCTCAACTTTCCAGACTAACTTAATTAATGTTATGGCAATAGGTGAAAATGAGGCTGATCCAAATTTAGGTGTTAAGTTATGA
- a CDS encoding ribonuclease P produces the protein MDFIGSRVKILNHTDPTLVGKEGLVIKDTENAFMIGSNSKKILVIKQNGLFQISTKGKIFVVPGTKLIGKPEKRGYKFG, from the coding sequence TTGGATTTTATAGGTTCACGGGTGAAGATCTTGAATCACACTGATCCAACATTAGTTGGGAAGGAAGGATTGGTGATAAAAGATACAGAGAATGCATTTATGATTGGTTCTAATTCAAAGAAAATTCTAGTTATTAAGCAAAATGGATTATTTCAAATTAGTACGAAAGGTAAAATTTTTGTTGTACCTGGCACTAAGCTAATAGGTAAACCTGAAAAGAGGGGATATAAGTTTGGGTAA
- the rps14P gene encoding 30S ribosomal protein S14 (located in the peptidyl transferase center and involved in assembly of 30S ribosome subunit; similar to what is observed with proteins L31 and L33, some proteins in this family contain CXXC motifs that are involved in zinc binding; if two copies are present in a genome, then the duplicated copy appears to have lost the zinc-binding motif and is instead regulated by zinc; the archaeal forms appear to contain the zinc-binding motif) has translation MGKYKPPAERRFGKGVQLCKRCGSRDSVIQKYGLYLCRQCFREVAYPMGFRKTR, from the coding sequence ATGGGAAAATATAAACCACCAGCGGAAAGGAGATTTGGAAAGGGAGTTCAACTTTGCAAGAGATGTGGCAGTAGAGATTCAGTTATTCAAAAGTATGGTTTATATTTATGTAGACAATGCTTTAGAGAAGTGGCATATCCTATGGGGTTTAGAAAAACGAGGTGA
- a CDS encoding 50S ribosomal protein L29, with product MPLEVDELRKMDLKQLKERLNELEMQLLKLRVESRMGTLKNTASIKNTRKDIARILTVIGEKSKKEAKK from the coding sequence ATGCCTCTGGAAGTTGATGAATTGAGGAAAATGGATCTTAAACAGTTAAAGGAGAGATTAAATGAGTTAGAGATGCAACTACTAAAATTGAGAGTTGAATCTAGAATGGGTACATTAAAGAATACAGCATCAATAAAAAATACTAGAAAGGATATAGCGCGTATCTTAACTGTAATTGGCGAGAAGAGTAAGAAGGAGGCAAAGAAGTAA
- the rps19p gene encoding 30S ribosomal protein S19 (protein S19 forms a complex with S13 that binds strongly to the 16S ribosomal RNA) yields MSPEIPPEWKKFRYRGKSLEDLLNMPMDEFIKLLPSRQRRSLKRGFSDKQRRLLEKIRKISRQGKQNKVIKTHVRNMVILPEMVGLRFAVYNGKEFVEFQVVPEMIGRYLGEYSITTKKVEHGEPGLKATKSSLFLAMKG; encoded by the coding sequence ATGTCACCCGAAATTCCACCTGAATGGAAGAAGTTTAGATATAGGGGTAAGTCTCTAGAGGACCTTCTGAATATGCCCATGGATGAGTTTATAAAGCTTTTACCTTCACGTCAAAGAAGGTCATTAAAGAGAGGTTTCTCCGATAAGCAGAGAAGGTTGTTAGAAAAAATTAGAAAGATTTCTAGACAAGGAAAGCAGAATAAGGTAATAAAGACTCATGTTAGAAACATGGTTATATTACCTGAAATGGTCGGTTTGAGGTTTGCTGTATATAACGGTAAGGAATTTGTTGAATTTCAAGTTGTGCCAGAGATGATAGGACGTTATTTGGGAGAGTATTCAATAACCACAAAGAAAGTAGAGCATGGAGAGCCTGGTCTAAAGGCGACAAAATCAAGCCTATTCTTAGCAATGAAGGGATGA
- a CDS encoding 30S ribosomal protein S17 produces MGKKGQLVKNVGIEGVSAPSKTCDDEYCPYHGSLKVRGIVLEGKLIRARANRTGTVEREYIFYDSKYKRYERRRSRIHVHIPSCLEVKEGDSVIIGESRPIAKSISFVILGVKR; encoded by the coding sequence TTGGGTAAAAAGGGTCAATTGGTTAAAAATGTAGGAATAGAGGGTGTTTCAGCTCCATCAAAGACCTGTGATGATGAGTATTGTCCTTATCACGGCAGTTTAAAGGTAAGGGGTATAGTATTAGAAGGAAAGCTAATTAGAGCTAGGGCAAATAGGACTGGAACAGTTGAAAGGGAGTACATATTCTATGATTCTAAGTATAAGCGATATGAGAGACGTAGGAGTCGTATACACGTTCATATTCCTTCATGTTTAGAAGTGAAAGAAGGCGATAGTGTTATAATAGGTGAAAGTAGACCTATTGCAAAGTCTATTTCATTTGTTATATTAGGGGTGAAGAGGTAA
- a CDS encoding 50S ribosomal protein L23 (binds third domain of 23S rRNA and protein L29; part of exit tunnel): protein MIKEFLATEKAVKLIESQNTLTIIVNRNTTKKDIKNEVERLFSVKVEKINTLITPKGEKKAYVKLKQEYKASDVAHKLGML from the coding sequence ATAATAAAAGAATTTTTGGCAACTGAGAAAGCAGTGAAACTGATAGAGAGTCAAAATACTCTAACAATAATAGTAAATAGGAATACAACTAAAAAGGATATTAAAAACGAGGTAGAGAGACTATTCAGTGTTAAGGTGGAGAAGATAAATACGTTGATTACTCCTAAAGGTGAGAAAAAGGCTTACGTTAAACTTAAGCAGGAATATAAAGCATCTGATGTGGCCCATAAACTGGGCATGTTGTAA
- the rpl2p gene encoding 50S ribosomal protein L2P (one of the primary rRNA-binding proteins; required for association of the 30S and 50S subunits to form the 70S ribosome, for tRNA binding and peptide bond formation) has product MGKKLLQQRAGRGGINFRSPSWRRVGPARYANIEGDHKGKIVDILHNPGVTAPVVKVKLDNGLQFYIPAVQGVTVGQEISIGKNATISNGNIVEVGQLPEGTVICNVEKLRGDGGKFARAAGSYAVISGKAGNKVLIKLSSEKIVEVSQNARATVGIIAGGGFVEKPLLKAGNNYWKYRVRAVKWPVVRGVAMNAVSHPHGGGLHQSVSRPSTVSRNAPPGRKVGHIASRRTGRRGGA; this is encoded by the coding sequence ATGGGTAAGAAGTTATTACAACAAAGAGCAGGAAGAGGAGGTATAAATTTTAGAAGCCCAAGTTGGAGAAGAGTTGGGCCAGCTAGATATGCAAATATAGAGGGAGATCATAAAGGTAAGATTGTAGATATATTACATAATCCAGGTGTTACTGCACCTGTTGTTAAGGTTAAATTAGACAACGGGCTTCAATTTTACATTCCTGCTGTTCAGGGTGTAACTGTAGGTCAAGAAATAAGCATAGGCAAGAATGCGACTATATCGAATGGAAATATAGTAGAAGTTGGACAGCTCCCAGAGGGTACTGTGATATGTAACGTAGAAAAGTTGAGGGGAGATGGAGGAAAGTTTGCTAGAGCTGCTGGATCTTATGCAGTTATCTCGGGTAAGGCCGGAAATAAGGTTTTAATTAAATTATCATCTGAGAAAATTGTTGAAGTAAGTCAGAACGCTAGAGCTACTGTGGGGATTATTGCAGGAGGAGGTTTTGTAGAGAAACCGTTGTTGAAAGCTGGAAATAATTACTGGAAATATAGGGTTAGAGCTGTAAAGTGGCCTGTTGTGAGAGGTGTCGCTATGAACGCTGTATCTCACCCACATGGTGGTGGTTTACATCAGAGCGTGAGTAGACCTTCTACAGTATCTAGAAACGCACCGCCTGGAAGAAAAGTTGGTCATATTGCATCAAGAAGGACTGGTAGGCGTGGTGGAGCATAA
- a CDS encoding 30S ribosomal protein S3: MVLIKRHFLQKAAIKVMVDEYLAKQFYNAEYAGVEIVKTPIGTRVIIYAGRPPLIIGKGGKTIKQLAQVLEKFFGLENPQITVTAAENPELNARLMAFRLAIALEKGYHFRRAAFITIRRIMSSGAVGAEVIVSGKLTSERAKYEKLKEGTVYKSGQQLEKIIDRAIGIAMLKPGVYGVEVVITKPTRSIDKIELKEKVEKTEQGGMVTVTNVSFIEENKSSGGVTNASGS; the protein is encoded by the coding sequence ATGGTTCTTATAAAGAGGCACTTTTTACAAAAGGCTGCAATAAAAGTAATGGTCGATGAATACTTAGCTAAGCAATTTTACAATGCGGAGTATGCAGGAGTAGAGATAGTTAAGACACCAATAGGAACTAGGGTCATAATATATGCCGGTAGACCTCCATTAATAATAGGTAAGGGAGGTAAAACTATTAAACAGTTAGCCCAAGTATTGGAAAAGTTCTTTGGTTTAGAAAACCCGCAGATTACAGTTACAGCAGCAGAGAACCCGGAGTTAAACGCTAGACTAATGGCATTTAGGCTTGCTATAGCTTTAGAGAAAGGATATCATTTCAGGAGGGCTGCGTTTATAACCATCAGGAGAATAATGAGCTCTGGTGCAGTAGGTGCAGAAGTGATAGTTAGTGGTAAACTCACATCGGAAAGAGCGAAATATGAAAAATTAAAGGAAGGCACAGTGTATAAGAGTGGTCAACAGTTGGAGAAAATTATAGATCGTGCAATAGGTATTGCAATGCTTAAGCCTGGAGTTTATGGAGTTGAAGTAGTAATAACGAAACCCACTAGAAGTATAGATAAGATAGAGTTAAAGGAGAAGGTAGAAAAAACTGAGCAAGGTGGAATGGTAACGGTTACCAATGTTAGCTTTATAGAGGAAAATAAGTCTTCAGGAGGGGTGACAAATGCCTCTGGAAGTTGA
- a CDS encoding 50S ribosomal protein L3 has translation MGHRKLSSPRRGSAGLRPRKRADEILPTPKNWPLVNLKEPKLLGFIGYKAGMTHVYMIDDKPTSPNYGKEVYTPVTIVESPPILGLALRAYHIDSKGELSVLVDYWANFEEGSLKYLKRKITSLKVDSSKMKEKLDLIQKNLNNITYMRLLVSTQPWLVPSLGKKRPEIVEIQISGGSTQDQLNYGLSLLGKQIPVRDVFREGQLTDIIGVTKGKGFQGVVKRYSVVEFPRWHKHRKGSRKIGARGPSISTPSYVPQPGQLGFHRRTEYNKRIIKIGDNVNEINPAGGIVNYGLVKNTYLVIEGSVLGSRKRPLFLRYPIRPSWSPESAPKITYVNLASQQG, from the coding sequence ATGGGTCATCGGAAATTATCGTCACCAAGAAGAGGTTCAGCTGGTTTACGTCCTAGGAAGAGAGCTGATGAAATACTTCCAACACCTAAAAATTGGCCTTTGGTTAATTTAAAAGAGCCTAAACTATTAGGCTTCATAGGTTACAAAGCCGGAATGACGCATGTATATATGATAGATGATAAGCCCACATCTCCTAATTATGGTAAGGAAGTATATACTCCTGTTACTATAGTCGAATCACCTCCTATTCTAGGTCTAGCTTTAAGGGCCTACCATATAGATTCAAAAGGGGAGTTATCTGTACTTGTAGATTATTGGGCAAACTTTGAAGAAGGTTCTTTAAAATATTTGAAGAGGAAAATCACATCCTTAAAAGTGGATTCCTCGAAAATGAAAGAGAAATTAGATTTGATCCAGAAAAACTTAAATAATATAACATATATGAGACTTCTTGTTTCCACTCAACCTTGGCTAGTTCCTTCGTTAGGTAAGAAAAGACCTGAAATAGTAGAGATACAGATAAGTGGTGGCTCGACTCAGGATCAACTTAACTACGGTTTATCTTTGCTAGGTAAACAAATTCCTGTAAGAGACGTTTTTAGAGAAGGGCAATTAACAGATATTATAGGAGTTACTAAAGGAAAAGGTTTCCAAGGTGTAGTAAAGAGATACAGTGTAGTAGAGTTTCCAAGATGGCATAAGCATAGAAAGGGTAGTAGGAAAATAGGAGCTAGAGGACCATCTATATCAACACCAAGCTACGTTCCGCAACCAGGTCAGTTAGGCTTCCACAGGAGAACCGAATATAACAAGAGAATCATTAAGATAGGGGATAATGTAAACGAAATAAATCCCGCAGGAGGAATAGTAAATTATGGATTAGTTAAGAATACGTATCTTGTAATAGAGGGTAGTGTATTAGGTTCTAGAAAGAGACCATTATTCTTGAGATATCCTATAAGGCCTTCATGGTCACCGGAATCAGCACCTAAAATCACATATGTAAATCTAGCTTCTCAGCAGGGATGA
- a CDS encoding 50S ribosomal protein L5 — translation MSVQEAKKENVMRRVVLDKVTVNIGVGESGERLQKAYQLVQELTGVKPVYTKGRKSIREFGVRKGAPIGVKATLRRQAAVEFLKKVLPAVNFRLKQSSFDNYGNVSFGIAEHVLIPGTRYDPEIGIFGMDIAITLVRPGYRTMKRKRKKAAIPRRHRVTKEEAINFMKENFNVTILEG, via the coding sequence ATGAGTGTGCAGGAAGCCAAGAAAGAAAATGTGATGAGAAGAGTAGTTTTAGATAAAGTGACTGTTAATATAGGAGTAGGTGAATCCGGAGAGAGACTGCAGAAGGCATATCAGCTTGTACAGGAGTTAACTGGCGTAAAACCAGTCTATACTAAGGGCAGAAAGTCTATAAGAGAATTTGGAGTTAGAAAAGGGGCTCCTATAGGAGTGAAGGCGACTTTAAGGAGGCAAGCAGCTGTTGAGTTTCTTAAAAAGGTTTTGCCGGCGGTAAATTTCAGATTGAAGCAATCTAGCTTTGACAATTACGGAAATGTAAGTTTTGGAATTGCGGAGCATGTCTTAATACCGGGAACTAGATATGATCCGGAGATAGGAATATTCGGAATGGATATAGCAATAACATTAGTGAGACCTGGTTATAGAACTATGAAAAGGAAAAGAAAGAAAGCGGCAATTCCTAGAAGACATAGAGTTACTAAAGAAGAAGCAATAAACTTCATGAAGGAAAACTTTAATGTCACAATTTTGGAGGGATGA
- a CDS encoding 30S ribosomal protein S8: MPSINPLANALATLYNNEMRRNKQALITPASKLIISVLRVMQKEGYIGEFEYIDDGRAGKIIVQLLGRINKCGPISPRYPLDYNGLLRLPDYIRKYLPSKEIGIIIISTPKGVMSHRDGIREKIGGVTLGYVY; encoded by the coding sequence GTGCCTAGTATAAATCCTTTAGCAAACGCATTAGCAACATTATACAATAATGAGATGAGAAGAAACAAGCAAGCCCTAATTACTCCGGCTTCAAAGCTGATAATAAGTGTTCTAAGAGTTATGCAAAAAGAGGGCTATATTGGTGAGTTTGAGTATATTGATGATGGTAGGGCGGGTAAGATAATTGTTCAATTATTAGGTAGAATAAATAAGTGTGGTCCCATATCTCCCAGGTACCCACTGGATTACAATGGATTATTGAGATTACCTGATTACATTAGAAAGTATTTGCCGTCCAAAGAGATTGGTATTATAATTATTTCAACACCCAAGGGTGTTATGTCACATCGTGATGGAATAAGGGAGAAAATAGGTGGAGTAACCTTAGGTTACGTTTATTAG
- a CDS encoding 50S ribosomal protein L22: MSKWVYPILSIPEDKLAKAVIKNIDASVRDLYNVCKAIRGMNLKEAREFLNNVLEEKEALPFWRYSHGTSHRSNISRKWKVKSGRYPKKAIKYVLKLLDNAENNANSKGLDIDNLKIVHIAAHKGLVLKRYMTRAFGRSTRKYKYLSHIEVILGEV; this comes from the coding sequence ATGAGCAAATGGGTCTATCCAATTTTATCTATTCCTGAAGACAAGTTAGCTAAGGCTGTAATCAAAAATATTGATGCATCTGTTAGGGATTTATACAACGTATGTAAGGCAATAAGAGGTATGAATTTAAAGGAAGCTAGAGAATTTCTCAACAACGTCCTAGAAGAAAAGGAAGCTTTACCGTTCTGGCGATATTCTCACGGAACATCTCATAGGTCTAACATTTCCAGAAAGTGGAAAGTGAAGAGTGGCAGATATCCTAAGAAAGCTATTAAATACGTCCTTAAGCTATTGGATAATGCTGAAAATAATGCAAACAGTAAGGGTCTTGATATAGACAATTTAAAAATAGTCCATATAGCTGCTCATAAAGGATTAGTGTTAAAGAGATATATGACAAGAGCTTTTGGAAGATCTACAAGAAAATATAAGTATCTATCACATATTGAGGTCATTCTGGGTGAGGTGTAA
- a CDS encoding 50S ribosomal protein L14, with protein sequence MPEKMNVLGSRKGFTPALQHNSSVVVADNSGAKEAVIIGIYGYRGVLRRVPFANIADLVMVSVRKGSPDVRKQKFKAVIVRQRMPFRRPDGTWISFEDNAVVIINPDGTPKGTEVRGPIAREAAERWPKIASVATMVI encoded by the coding sequence ATGCCAGAAAAAATGAATGTTTTAGGTAGCAGGAAAGGGTTTACCCCTGCTCTACAGCATAATAGTAGTGTAGTTGTTGCTGATAATAGTGGAGCTAAAGAGGCTGTAATTATTGGTATTTATGGGTATAGGGGTGTTCTCAGGAGAGTTCCTTTTGCTAATATAGCAGATTTAGTGATGGTATCAGTAAGGAAGGGTTCTCCCGATGTTAGAAAACAGAAGTTTAAGGCTGTAATAGTAAGACAAAGAATGCCCTTTAGGAGACCAGATGGTACATGGATATCATTTGAGGATAATGCAGTTGTGATTATAAATCCTGATGGTACTCCTAAAGGAACTGAGGTTAGAGGTCCTATAGCTAGGGAAGCTGCTGAGAGATGGCCTAAAATAGCTAGTGTAGCAACTATGGTGATATGA
- a CDS encoding 50S ribosomal protein L6 produces the protein MKAAYIREEIQVPDKVKVSLENNVLKVKGPKGEVVKDFSYAKGIRIQLNEGKIILETTFADRRKKALLYSVIAHIRNMITGTINGYRYYLKVISTHFPISVKVSGDEVQVSNLIGEKNIRRAKILPGVKVTVKGEDIVVEGSDIYNVAQTAANIESSTKIVGYDRRIFSDGIYIYKKEVVGLDESD, from the coding sequence TTGAAGGCTGCCTATATTCGTGAGGAAATTCAAGTCCCAGATAAAGTAAAAGTCTCACTAGAGAATAACGTTCTTAAAGTTAAAGGGCCAAAAGGGGAAGTTGTTAAGGACTTCAGTTATGCGAAGGGCATAAGAATTCAGCTTAATGAGGGAAAGATTATATTAGAGACTACATTTGCTGATAGAAGAAAGAAGGCTTTGCTTTATAGCGTAATTGCTCATATAAGGAACATGATTACAGGTACTATAAACGGTTATAGATATTATCTCAAAGTAATTTCAACTCACTTTCCAATATCAGTAAAAGTTAGTGGAGATGAAGTACAGGTCTCAAATTTAATAGGCGAGAAAAATATTAGACGAGCCAAGATTCTTCCTGGTGTAAAGGTAACTGTAAAAGGAGAAGATATAGTTGTTGAAGGTTCCGATATATACAATGTTGCCCAGACAGCTGCCAATATAGAATCCTCTACAAAAATAGTAGGTTATGATAGAAGAATATTCTCAGATGGTATTTATATTTACAAAAAAGAGGTGGTAGGACTTGACGAATCAGACTAA
- the rpl4lp gene encoding 50S ribosomal protein L4 (L4 is important during the early stages of 50S assembly; it initially binds near the 5' end of the 23S rRNA), translating to MYMELQTKKVSVLDLKGNQLEEIELPLFFSYPIRKDLIKRVFLSEFTKSLQPKGRDPLAGKRTSALSFGINLGIARVPRVKGSGEAALAPNTVGGRLAFPPTTEKRLVEEVNLKEKKLGIISALAATADPNFVKSRGHRFTSNNVPIILVDDFENISKAKEIMDILKSIGVVEDIKRVKESKGVRAGKGKMRGRRYQIAKGPLIVVSNHKSPVVEAASNIPGVNVVSANLVSVIHLAPGGHPGRLTIYTKSSINILRQRFEGRLNL from the coding sequence ATGTATATGGAACTCCAGACAAAAAAAGTTTCTGTTTTAGATTTAAAGGGGAATCAGTTAGAAGAAATAGAACTTCCATTATTTTTTAGCTACCCAATTAGGAAAGATCTAATAAAGAGAGTATTTTTATCAGAGTTTACAAAGTCTTTACAGCCAAAAGGAAGAGATCCTTTAGCAGGTAAAAGAACTAGTGCACTTAGCTTTGGAATAAACCTTGGAATAGCCAGGGTACCTAGAGTAAAAGGTAGCGGAGAAGCAGCTTTAGCTCCTAACACCGTAGGTGGTAGACTGGCATTTCCGCCTACTACAGAGAAAAGATTAGTGGAGGAAGTTAATCTAAAGGAGAAGAAACTAGGTATTATAAGTGCACTTGCAGCTACAGCAGATCCTAATTTTGTCAAATCAAGAGGTCATAGGTTCACTTCAAATAACGTTCCTATCATATTGGTAGATGATTTTGAAAATATTAGTAAAGCTAAAGAGATTATGGATATACTGAAATCTATAGGTGTCGTGGAGGACATAAAGAGAGTAAAGGAGAGTAAGGGAGTAAGAGCAGGAAAAGGAAAAATGAGAGGAAGAAGATATCAAATAGCTAAGGGTCCCTTGATAGTAGTCAGTAATCATAAAAGTCCAGTTGTAGAGGCTGCCTCAAATATACCAGGAGTTAATGTTGTTTCAGCCAACCTAGTTAGTGTAATTCATTTAGCTCCAGGAGGTCATCCTGGTAGATTAACAATATATACTAAATCTTCTATTAACATATTGCGTCAAAGATTTGAAGGGAGGTTGAATTTATGA
- a CDS encoding 50S ribosomal protein L24 — MISSKPSKQRKLVYNLPNHLRYKLLTAKLSEDLEKQYGIKRISIRKGDSVKLMRGSQVGYEGKVVEVDRKRGRVAIEGLTKKKADGTPVYVWVHASKVIITKLDTGDKERMDAIERKRKMREEYFSKKSPKEVS; from the coding sequence ATGATATCCTCTAAGCCATCAAAACAAAGGAAATTAGTTTACAATTTGCCTAATCATTTGAGGTATAAGTTACTTACAGCAAAGCTAAGTGAGGATTTGGAGAAGCAATATGGTATTAAAAGAATATCCATAAGAAAAGGCGATAGTGTTAAGCTTATGCGTGGTTCTCAAGTAGGTTATGAAGGTAAAGTGGTAGAGGTAGATAGGAAAAGGGGAAGGGTAGCTATAGAAGGGTTAACGAAGAAGAAAGCAGACGGTACTCCAGTATATGTGTGGGTTCACGCTTCTAAAGTCATTATAACAAAACTAGACACAGGTGATAAAGAGAGAATGGATGCAATTGAGAGGAAGAGGAAGATGAGGGAAGAATATTTTAGTAAAAAATCACCTAAAGAGGTGAGCTAA